From Solidesulfovibrio carbinoliphilus subsp. oakridgensis, the proteins below share one genomic window:
- a CDS encoding glycosyltransferase family 4 protein has protein sequence MRIGFDVSQTGAGKAGCGYFAAGLLAALAVVDRENDYVLYPAFGDFFREPRPRACLRPAGRRFRLGPTFCRFWSQKRFFRQPPPDFEIRLGSPDIVHANNFFCPAGLSRAKLVYTLYDLSFLDNPAWTTEANRTGCFDGLFRAATLADFVVSISDYSLNHFLRVFPKFPRNRTVVAPLASRFGSGSPRERPKGLADVTPGNFWLCVGTIEPRKNHERLFAAYAAWRRDTGGDMPLVLAGGKGWLMDDVARTVKELGIADHLVFTGYVTDAELAWLYGECFAFLYPSLFEGFGLPVLEAMSLGAAVVCSNATSLPEVAGDAAILVDPQDVTGLARAMAAVAADPALREALRARSLARAGLFSWEKTARIVLDAYATVLTLPPLANLSHEK, from the coding sequence ATGAGGATCGGCTTCGACGTGTCCCAGACCGGGGCCGGCAAGGCGGGGTGCGGCTATTTCGCGGCCGGCCTGCTCGCCGCCCTGGCGGTGGTGGATCGGGAAAACGACTACGTCCTCTATCCGGCCTTTGGCGATTTTTTCCGGGAGCCGCGTCCCCGGGCCTGCCTGCGTCCGGCTGGCCGCCGGTTTCGCCTGGGCCCGACCTTTTGCCGCTTCTGGTCCCAGAAGCGGTTTTTCCGCCAGCCGCCGCCGGACTTCGAAATCCGGCTCGGCAGCCCGGACATCGTCCACGCCAACAATTTTTTCTGCCCGGCCGGCCTGTCCCGGGCAAAACTGGTCTATACCCTCTACGACCTGTCGTTTCTCGACAACCCGGCCTGGACCACCGAGGCCAACCGCACCGGCTGCTTCGACGGCCTCTTTCGGGCCGCGACCCTGGCCGATTTCGTGGTTTCCATCTCGGACTATTCCCTCAACCACTTCCTGAGGGTTTTCCCGAAGTTCCCGCGAAACCGGACGGTTGTGGCGCCTCTGGCCAGCCGGTTCGGGTCCGGTTCGCCGCGAGAGCGGCCCAAGGGGCTGGCCGACGTTACGCCGGGAAATTTTTGGCTCTGCGTCGGCACCATCGAGCCCCGGAAAAACCACGAACGGCTTTTCGCGGCCTATGCCGCCTGGCGGCGGGACACGGGCGGGGACATGCCGCTGGTCCTGGCCGGCGGCAAGGGCTGGCTCATGGACGACGTGGCCCGGACGGTCAAGGAACTCGGCATCGCCGACCATCTCGTCTTCACGGGCTACGTCACTGACGCCGAACTGGCCTGGCTCTACGGCGAATGCTTCGCCTTCCTCTATCCGTCGCTCTTCGAGGGATTCGGCCTGCCGGTACTCGAGGCCATGAGCCTTGGGGCGGCGGTCGTCTGCTCCAACGCTACGTCCCTGCCGGAAGTGGCCGGCGACGCGGCGATTCTGGTCGATCCGCAGGACGTGACCGGCCTGGCCCGGGCCATGGCCGCCGTTGCGGCCGACCCGGCTTTACGAGAGGCCTTGCGGGCCAGGTCCCTGGCCCGGGCCGGACTTTTTTCATGGGAAAAGACGGCCCGGATCGTGCTCGACGCCTACGCCACCGTTCTTACCCTGCCCCCTCTCGCCAACCTGTCGCATGAGAAATAG
- a CDS encoding glycosyltransferase family 2 protein — translation MAMPSVSVVTPSYNQGRFIGRTIQSVLSQGIADLEYVVMDGGSTDETVAVLEGYGNRLRFRSERDKGQPDAVNKGIAATSGEVIAWINSDDVYYPGAFQAVLEVFANRPEVDVVYGAADHIDVDDAVIEPYPAEPFSLSRLKDQCIICQPAAFFRRRVVERLGALDLRWQYTLDYEFWLRLAKGGAVFACLPQKLAGSRFYPETKTSGAKVTVHAEINDMMVATFGRAPDRWLCNYAHVLVRERWKLGEASPFFTPAVALAALRASWRWNRDVSPVLWRTTASWLTRGLIRPGGAA, via the coding sequence ATGGCGATGCCTAGCGTCAGCGTGGTCACGCCGTCCTACAACCAGGGACGGTTCATCGGCCGCACCATCCAAAGCGTCCTGTCCCAAGGTATCGCCGACCTGGAATACGTGGTCATGGACGGCGGCAGCACGGACGAAACCGTGGCCGTGCTTGAAGGCTACGGCAACCGGCTGCGCTTCCGGTCCGAGCGGGACAAGGGCCAGCCCGACGCGGTCAACAAGGGCATCGCCGCCACTTCCGGCGAGGTCATTGCCTGGATCAATTCCGACGACGTCTACTATCCGGGCGCCTTTCAAGCGGTGCTTGAGGTTTTTGCGAATCGGCCCGAGGTGGACGTGGTCTACGGCGCGGCCGACCACATCGACGTGGACGACGCGGTCATCGAACCCTATCCGGCCGAACCGTTCAGCCTGTCGCGTCTCAAGGACCAGTGCATCATCTGCCAGCCGGCCGCCTTTTTCCGGCGGCGGGTGGTGGAGCGGCTTGGGGCTCTCGACCTGCGCTGGCAGTACACCCTGGACTACGAGTTCTGGCTGCGCCTGGCCAAGGGCGGGGCGGTCTTCGCCTGTCTGCCGCAAAAGCTGGCCGGTTCGCGGTTTTATCCCGAGACCAAGACATCCGGGGCCAAGGTCACGGTCCATGCCGAGATAAACGACATGATGGTGGCCACCTTCGGCCGGGCTCCGGACCGGTGGCTGTGCAACTACGCCCATGTCCTGGTGCGGGAGCGGTGGAAGCTTGGCGAGGCGAGCCCCTTTTTCACCCCGGCCGTGGCCCTGGCCGCCCTTCGGGCCTCGTGGCGCTGGAACCGGGACGTTTCCCCGGTGCTCTGGCGCACCACGGCCTCGTGGCTGACACGCGGCCTCATCCGGCCGGGCGGGGCGGCATGA
- a CDS encoding glycosyltransferase has protein sequence MRQCWCGTGGLEPFSEAYMLCPACGTLVSREETARGYGHQEAAPGQPSLDIRSRLDLSERCVSWLRYFLRACLPPGDVLELGCTHGGFTALLRRAGFGARGLEFDATLAGFAGRTFGLEVLAGPLEEQDITPGSLAAVVLMDVLEHLPDPVGSLRRVMRLLAPGGVVFVQTPRFPAGTTHERLVADGDPFVRMLLPAEHLYLYSEQAVRELFAFAGMDRFRFETPLFPYDMLFVAGRQPIPDHGSQAVAEALSRTPDGRLALALLDLADRAEAAERQAEKLCGAAATDAGGLEGVIRETASGWVSEGRLPGFVNKVLLRVGRIAWFHNKLVKYVLRERGGRKPVAAREAGADILVAVDLTPVLPGGDNGGAKLMTILLVQALRAMRPDWRFVCLVSDAAFDELAHLDAPNVERVRAASLGRGQGLSHWKGRPVDLLFCPFTMPYFHHPDVPAVSVVYDLQYAYYPQFFSPGEEAGRERTFLTAASLSERLVCISDFARRTVLEQGNVPAGRTATIHIALPRRLERASEAAVAAVRDRLGLDEDGYLLYPANFWPHKNHRMLLTAFGMLAADRPDTRLRLVLTGADTGLRRELGEAVARLGLEGRVVFAGYVADAELAALLTGATALVFPSLFEGFGMPLVEAMAVGTPIVCSDVTSLPEVGGDAALYFDPRRPDDIVAAVSRLLDTPGLAGELVARGRERLAAFGGPEDMARKYLGVFEEVLARPVSQSTAVRGLYADGWCGARLFAAFGPAAQRQWLRAAFALPAEGPAGRVTVATFVCGKPWGKPVTLTRGKAATFAPDLPPGGGYVEFFFDGARRGDAQGPGADRRTLSVRCRELRLTDGARDVDLRYAEAGHGDA, from the coding sequence ATGCGGCAATGTTGGTGCGGGACGGGCGGGCTGGAGCCTTTTTCCGAGGCGTACATGCTGTGCCCGGCCTGCGGCACGCTGGTTTCCCGGGAAGAGACGGCCAGGGGCTATGGCCACCAGGAGGCCGCCCCCGGCCAGCCGTCCCTCGATATCCGGTCGAGGCTCGACCTGTCGGAACGATGCGTCTCCTGGCTGCGGTATTTTCTGCGGGCCTGCCTGCCGCCCGGCGACGTGCTGGAACTCGGCTGCACCCACGGCGGTTTCACGGCCCTCCTGCGGCGGGCCGGGTTCGGAGCTCGGGGCCTCGAATTCGACGCCACCCTGGCCGGGTTTGCCGGCCGCACCTTCGGCCTGGAGGTCCTGGCCGGGCCGCTGGAAGAGCAGGACATAACACCCGGGAGCCTTGCCGCCGTGGTCCTCATGGACGTGCTGGAGCACCTGCCCGATCCGGTCGGGAGCCTTCGCCGGGTGATGCGGCTGCTGGCCCCGGGCGGGGTGGTCTTTGTCCAGACCCCGCGTTTTCCGGCCGGCACGACCCATGAACGGCTGGTGGCGGATGGCGATCCGTTCGTGCGCATGCTTTTGCCGGCCGAGCATCTCTATCTCTACAGCGAACAGGCGGTGCGGGAGCTTTTCGCCTTTGCCGGCATGGACCGGTTCCGGTTCGAGACGCCGCTTTTCCCCTACGACATGCTCTTCGTGGCCGGCCGGCAGCCCATCCCGGATCACGGGAGCCAGGCCGTGGCCGAGGCCCTCTCCCGCACGCCGGACGGCCGCCTGGCCCTGGCCCTGCTCGACCTCGCCGACCGAGCCGAGGCGGCCGAGAGACAAGCCGAAAAACTTTGCGGTGCCGCCGCGACCGACGCCGGGGGCCTGGAAGGGGTGATCCGCGAGACGGCATCGGGCTGGGTGAGCGAGGGCCGGCTGCCGGGGTTCGTCAACAAAGTGCTCTTGCGCGTCGGCCGCATCGCCTGGTTCCACAACAAGCTCGTCAAATACGTGCTCCGGGAGCGGGGCGGGCGAAAGCCGGTCGCGGCCCGGGAGGCGGGGGCGGACATCCTGGTCGCCGTGGACCTGACGCCGGTCCTGCCGGGCGGCGACAACGGCGGGGCCAAGCTCATGACCATCCTGCTCGTCCAGGCCCTGCGGGCCATGCGGCCGGACTGGCGGTTCGTCTGCCTCGTGTCCGACGCGGCCTTCGATGAGCTGGCCCACCTCGACGCGCCTAATGTCGAGCGGGTCCGGGCCGCCTCCCTCGGGCGCGGGCAGGGGCTGTCGCACTGGAAGGGGCGGCCCGTGGATCTGCTTTTCTGCCCCTTTACCATGCCGTATTTCCACCACCCGGACGTGCCGGCCGTGTCGGTCGTCTACGACCTGCAATACGCCTACTATCCGCAGTTTTTCTCCCCGGGCGAGGAGGCCGGCCGGGAGCGGACGTTTCTGACCGCGGCCAGCCTCTCCGAGCGGCTGGTCTGCATCTCGGACTTCGCCCGGCGGACCGTGCTCGAACAGGGCAACGTGCCGGCCGGGCGCACGGCCACCATCCACATCGCCCTGCCGCGCCGCCTGGAGCGGGCGTCGGAGGCGGCCGTGGCCGCCGTGCGGGATCGGCTTGGCCTGGACGAGGACGGATACCTTCTTTATCCGGCCAATTTCTGGCCCCACAAAAACCACCGCATGCTCTTGACCGCCTTTGGCATGCTGGCGGCCGACCGTCCGGACACGCGGTTGCGGCTGGTCCTGACCGGGGCGGACACCGGCCTTCGTCGCGAACTTGGCGAGGCCGTGGCCCGCCTTGGCCTGGAGGGCCGGGTGGTCTTTGCCGGCTACGTGGCCGACGCCGAGCTGGCGGCCCTTCTGACCGGGGCCACGGCGCTGGTCTTTCCCTCGCTTTTCGAAGGGTTCGGCATGCCGCTGGTCGAGGCCATGGCCGTTGGCACGCCGATCGTCTGCTCCGACGTCACCAGCCTGCCCGAGGTCGGCGGCGACGCGGCCCTCTATTTCGACCCCCGCCGGCCGGACGACATCGTGGCCGCCGTCAGCCGGCTGCTGGATACGCCCGGGCTGGCCGGGGAGTTGGTGGCCCGGGGCCGGGAGCGGCTGGCCGCCTTTGGCGGGCCTGAGGACATGGCCCGCAAGTACCTTGGCGTCTTCGAGGAGGTGCTGGCCCGGCCGGTGTCCCAGAGCACGGCCGTGCGCGGGCTCTACGCCGACGGCTGGTGCGGGGCCAGGCTTTTCGCCGCCTTTGGCCCGGCCGCCCAACGGCAGTGGCTGCGGGCCGCATTCGCCCTGCCGGCCGAGGGCCCGGCCGGCAGGGTGACGGTGGCGACGTTCGTCTGCGGCAAGCCCTGGGGCAAGCCGGTGACGCTCACCAGGGGCAAGGCCGCGACTTTCGCGCCAGATCTGCCGCCGGGCGGCGGGTATGTGGAATTCTTTTTTGACGGTGCCCGGCGCGGCGACGCCCAGGGCCCGGGCGCGGACCGGCGCACGCTGTCCGTGCGGTGCCGGGAGCTGCGCCTGACCGACGGGGCCCGCGACGTGGACCTGCGCTACGCGGAGGCCGGCCATGGCGATGCCTAG
- a CDS encoding ABC transporter ATP-binding protein — MPSDVAAPPMAAPVICARGVSKMYELYNRPQDRLRQLLLPGGKPLYREHWALRDISFTVMPGEAFGIIGKNGAGKSTLLQILAGVLEPTGGEVVLPERTTALLELGSGFKPEFTGRQNVYVNAAVLGIPRATVEAKMDDIAAFADIGPHFDQPVKTYSSGMFLRLAFAVTTSLEPDVLIIDEALAVGDVFFRQKCYQRLDGLLSRGTVVVLVSHAMNDVAQFCHRALLIERGKVAFLGDAAAAVKRYMVGDSGFAPKAPGEAAPGLDLPSEDAAEGFWPAVDAFLDLSAVAVAANDWAACTHVAVCDASGQACRAFEQGETVSIFCRYAVAHDIEVAVAGVELVNDKRVIVFGKNTLQFDCDHPTAVPAGSSLRVRFDVKLDLAPGEYTFNLGFEAMGVADFHRRASLTHQELDSRTTVISILTRAGDFMVTFRSRDTSPVQLTHHGVANLPGQAVMRLYGQDAGLRPASRRGDDPPGPLQR, encoded by the coding sequence ATGCCGTCTGACGTCGCCGCCCCCCCCATGGCCGCTCCGGTCATTTGCGCCCGGGGCGTCTCCAAGATGTACGAGCTTTACAACCGGCCCCAGGACCGGCTGCGCCAGCTCCTGTTGCCCGGCGGCAAACCGCTTTACCGGGAACACTGGGCCCTGCGCGACATTTCCTTTACGGTCATGCCCGGCGAGGCTTTCGGCATCATTGGCAAGAACGGGGCCGGGAAATCGACGCTTCTGCAGATCCTGGCCGGGGTCCTGGAGCCGACCGGCGGCGAGGTGGTCCTGCCCGAGCGCACGACCGCGCTTCTTGAACTCGGCTCGGGCTTCAAGCCGGAATTCACGGGCCGGCAAAACGTCTACGTCAACGCCGCCGTCCTCGGCATCCCCCGGGCCACGGTGGAAGCCAAGATGGACGACATCGCGGCCTTTGCCGACATCGGGCCGCACTTCGACCAGCCGGTCAAGACCTATTCGAGCGGCATGTTCCTGCGCCTGGCCTTTGCCGTGACCACGAGCCTGGAACCGGACGTGCTCATCATCGACGAGGCGCTGGCCGTCGGGGACGTCTTTTTCCGCCAGAAGTGCTACCAGCGCCTGGACGGGCTGCTTTCGCGCGGCACGGTGGTGGTCCTCGTTTCCCACGCCATGAACGACGTGGCCCAGTTCTGCCACCGTGCCCTTTTGATCGAACGGGGCAAGGTCGCCTTCCTTGGCGACGCGGCCGCGGCCGTCAAGCGCTACATGGTCGGCGACAGCGGCTTTGCGCCAAAGGCCCCGGGCGAGGCGGCCCCGGGCCTGGATTTGCCGTCCGAGGACGCGGCCGAGGGCTTCTGGCCGGCTGTCGACGCCTTTCTCGACCTCTCGGCCGTTGCCGTGGCCGCCAACGACTGGGCGGCCTGCACCCATGTGGCCGTGTGCGACGCCTCGGGCCAGGCCTGCCGGGCCTTCGAGCAGGGCGAAACCGTCTCCATTTTCTGCCGCTACGCCGTTGCCCACGACATCGAGGTGGCCGTGGCCGGGGTCGAACTCGTCAACGACAAGCGCGTCATCGTATTTGGCAAGAACACCCTGCAATTCGACTGCGACCACCCGACCGCCGTGCCGGCCGGATCGAGCCTCCGGGTGCGCTTTGACGTCAAGCTCGACCTGGCCCCGGGCGAATACACCTTCAACCTCGGCTTCGAGGCCATGGGCGTGGCGGACTTCCACCGCCGGGCCAGCCTGACCCACCAGGAGCTCGACAGCCGCACCACCGTCATTTCCATCCTGACCCGGGCCGGGGATTTCATGGTCACCTTCCGCAGCCGCGACACCAGTCCGGTCCAACTCACCCACCACGGCGTCGCCAACCTCCCCGGCCAGGCGGTCATGCGGCTCTACGGACAAGATGCGGGGCTCCGCCCCGCGTCCCGCCGGGGGGATGATCCCCCCGGACCCCTGCAACGATAA
- a CDS encoding ABC transporter permease: protein MQASPHVMVVRRPRVGSFWSGLLAGLSPVAFARHFWRRREILATFARIEFLSRYHGAQLGLLWGLVSPLATLAVYTFVFSVVFKPTWAGGGQGGVMGYALILFTGLAVFEVFAGCVNRTPRLLSENVNFIKKVLFPLEILPVGILCAGALESLVSLALVALGVLLTTGSLSWTVVFAPLAYVPLCMLTLGVCWFLAPIGVFLKDLGNIVGVAVQLYFFATPILYPLSAVPEPYRRLLAINPLHPVVDHLRRTIIWGQTPDWAALAWVTVASAVVMLAGYTFFASAKRLFADAV, encoded by the coding sequence ATGCAGGCATCACCACACGTCATGGTCGTCAGGCGGCCCCGGGTCGGATCGTTCTGGTCCGGTCTCCTGGCCGGGCTCTCGCCCGTGGCCTTTGCCCGCCACTTTTGGCGTCGCCGGGAGATCCTGGCCACCTTTGCCCGTATCGAGTTTCTTTCCCGCTACCACGGGGCCCAGCTCGGGCTTCTCTGGGGGCTGGTGTCGCCCCTGGCCACGCTGGCCGTCTACACCTTCGTTTTCTCCGTCGTCTTCAAGCCGACCTGGGCCGGCGGCGGCCAGGGCGGGGTCATGGGCTACGCCCTGATCCTTTTCACGGGCCTGGCCGTGTTCGAGGTCTTTGCCGGGTGCGTCAACCGCACGCCGAGGCTGCTCTCGGAAAACGTCAATTTCATCAAAAAAGTCCTTTTTCCCCTGGAGATCCTGCCGGTCGGCATCCTGTGCGCCGGGGCCCTGGAATCGCTGGTCAGCCTGGCCCTGGTGGCCCTTGGCGTCCTTTTGACCACGGGGTCCCTGTCCTGGACCGTGGTCTTCGCGCCCCTGGCTTATGTGCCCCTTTGCATGTTGACCCTCGGGGTCTGCTGGTTTCTGGCCCCGATCGGCGTCTTCTTGAAGGACCTCGGCAATATCGTCGGCGTGGCGGTGCAGCTCTATTTCTTCGCCACCCCGATCCTCTATCCCCTTTCCGCCGTGCCCGAGCCCTACCGCCGGCTCCTGGCCATAAACCCGCTCCATCCCGTGGTCGACCACCTGCGCCGCACCATCATCTGGGGCCAGACGCCCGACTGGGCCGCCCTGGCCTGGGTCACTGTGGCCTCGGCCGTGGTCATGCTGGCCGGCTACACCTTTTTCGCCAGCGCCAAGAGGCTTTTTGCCGATGCCGTCTGA
- a CDS encoding glycosyltransferase: MRITIDASSLSHPRRTGIGRCLESILPHLAALARGRDAIVLVSGSPIVNATARALLDQGLVDAETVCTPSLYVWQQAGMAGQLKKIDPAVHYAPDGLLPIGFVGRSVGVVNDILWKRLPETLPWHIRLVFALRQKASLGRLTIPLTLSEFTRRELIRAYGPMATRVRPTELCAADLSRFRPLVPEDAPALEAFRSRHGLPEGYVLAVGNLMAHKNLGAAVRAVARLGRRASGPRLRLAVIGHGDPAAVAALLPPDADPADFVCLGYLSDDDVGLAYRGAAAFVFPSRYEGFGLPLLEAMASGVPVAYADAASLPEAAGLAGLPFPADDDAALADILTRLAADERLRARQVALGLDRARDFSWEACAGNVYAALTEASGTPPLRLPKVTIVTPSYNQAGYLPRTLASVAGQKGVAVEHIVLDGGSTDGTTEVLREWDDRLAFWRSAPDAGQTAALAEGFALATGEVMGWLNSDDFLWDETALAAVAEAFARHPEAVMVTGDTVLTDADGQPVMIDMVLAPSARQMRHTMAVPQQSTFFRRSAYLDAGGMDPSFAYCMDFDLFERLSRHGAIVRIPKVLAAFRLHPAAKTATWQAVFRTDVLACQHRHGQGLFHELAIKLVTLEVRLGSVLAQLGALLKGRRLPTQINARIEPLRAYARKKHGLAG, from the coding sequence ATGCGCATCACCATCGACGCCAGCTCCCTTTCCCATCCCCGGCGCACCGGCATCGGCCGGTGCCTGGAATCGATCCTGCCGCACCTGGCCGCCCTGGCCCGGGGCCGCGACGCCATCGTGCTGGTCTCGGGCAGTCCCATTGTCAACGCCACAGCCCGGGCCCTGCTCGACCAGGGGCTTGTCGACGCCGAAACCGTGTGCACGCCCTCGCTCTACGTTTGGCAGCAGGCCGGCATGGCCGGACAGCTCAAAAAGATCGACCCGGCCGTCCACTACGCGCCGGACGGCCTGCTCCCCATCGGCTTTGTCGGCCGCTCAGTCGGCGTGGTCAACGACATCCTGTGGAAACGCCTGCCCGAGACCCTGCCCTGGCATATCCGGCTGGTCTTCGCCCTGCGCCAGAAGGCGAGCCTTGGCCGGCTGACCATCCCGCTGACCCTTTCGGAATTCACCCGGCGGGAGCTGATCCGGGCCTACGGGCCCATGGCCACCCGGGTGCGGCCGACGGAACTTTGCGCGGCGGACCTGTCGCGGTTTCGGCCGCTTGTCCCGGAAGACGCTCCGGCGCTGGAGGCTTTCCGGTCCCGCCACGGCCTGCCGGAAGGCTATGTCCTGGCGGTCGGCAATCTGATGGCCCACAAGAACCTGGGCGCGGCCGTGCGGGCCGTGGCCAGGCTGGGCCGGCGGGCGTCGGGCCCGAGGCTGCGGCTGGCCGTCATCGGCCACGGCGACCCGGCGGCCGTGGCCGCGCTCCTCCCCCCGGACGCGGACCCGGCGGATTTCGTCTGCCTGGGCTACCTTTCCGACGACGATGTGGGTCTGGCCTACCGGGGAGCGGCGGCCTTCGTCTTTCCGTCGCGCTACGAGGGGTTCGGGCTGCCGCTCCTCGAGGCTATGGCCAGCGGCGTGCCTGTGGCCTACGCCGACGCGGCTTCGCTGCCCGAGGCGGCGGGCCTGGCCGGCCTGCCCTTTCCGGCCGACGACGATGCGGCCCTGGCCGATATCCTCACGCGCCTTGCGGCCGACGAAAGGCTCCGCGCCCGCCAGGTCGCCCTTGGCCTCGACCGGGCCAGGGACTTTTCCTGGGAAGCCTGCGCCGGGAACGTCTACGCGGCCCTGACCGAAGCCTCGGGCACCCCGCCCCTTCGCCTGCCAAAAGTGACCATCGTCACCCCGTCCTACAACCAGGCCGGGTACCTGCCCCGGACCTTGGCCAGCGTGGCCGGCCAGAAAGGCGTGGCCGTGGAGCACATCGTGCTCGACGGCGGCTCCACCGACGGCACGACCGAGGTCCTGCGGGAGTGGGACGACAGGCTGGCCTTCTGGCGTTCGGCCCCGGACGCGGGCCAGACGGCCGCCCTGGCCGAAGGCTTTGCCTTGGCCACGGGCGAGGTTATGGGCTGGCTCAATTCCGACGATTTCCTGTGGGACGAGACGGCCCTGGCCGCCGTGGCCGAGGCCTTTGCCCGGCACCCCGAGGCGGTCATGGTCACGGGCGACACGGTCCTGACCGACGCCGACGGCCAGCCGGTCATGATCGACATGGTGCTGGCTCCCTCGGCCCGGCAGATGCGCCACACCATGGCCGTGCCCCAGCAGTCGACCTTTTTCCGGCGCTCGGCCTATCTCGATGCCGGCGGCATGGACCCGTCGTTCGCCTACTGCATGGACTTCGATCTCTTCGAGCGCCTGAGCCGCCACGGCGCGATCGTGCGCATCCCCAAGGTCCTGGCCGCCTTTCGCCTCCATCCGGCCGCCAAGACCGCCACCTGGCAGGCGGTCTTTCGCACCGACGTCCTGGCCTGCCAGCACCGCCACGGCCAGGGGCTCTTCCACGAACTGGCCATCAAGCTCGTGACCCTGGAGGTCCGCCTCGGCTCCGTCCTGGCCCAACTCGGAGCCCTGCTCAAAGGCCGCCGGCTCCCCACCCAGATCAATGCCCGGATCGAACCGCTTCGGGCCTATGCCCGCAAAAAGCACGGCCTGGCCGGTTGA
- a CDS encoding glycosyltransferase family 4 protein produces the protein MRIAVSARTLDYPSGGPKEYLIGLVNALLTIGGHELVLYYSRADHLGTFPGATENVLPVRNRLLFDWLALPLALRRARPDVAFFPSSNMPPGIPCPAVVAMLDLGYFHPTLRMYKTADTCYMRRAIRYSARRAERIVAISEHTRRDVLRLTRARPENVSVTPLSCDPIYKRPVSPDAVASFRRDHRLSRDFILYAGNISPRKNLSVLLAAFAKVRGALDCDLAVTGGLAWNQDFEADVARLGLAGRVRRLGHIARDDMPLLYRAASALAFPSRFEGFGLPVLEAQACGTPVVCADATSLPEAAGKGALLVDPTDTEAWAAALARVTTDTALRRTLIAAGRANEAHFTWEKTARLTLAALEAAAGAPGR, from the coding sequence ATGCGCATCGCCGTAAGCGCCCGCACCCTCGATTACCCCTCCGGCGGCCCCAAAGAATATCTGATCGGGCTGGTCAACGCCTTGCTTACCATCGGCGGCCATGAACTGGTCCTCTACTATTCCCGGGCCGACCACCTGGGCACCTTTCCGGGGGCCACGGAAAACGTGCTTCCCGTTCGCAACCGGCTCCTCTTCGACTGGCTGGCCCTGCCCCTGGCCCTTCGCCGGGCGCGGCCGGACGTGGCCTTTTTCCCGTCGTCCAACATGCCGCCCGGCATTCCCTGCCCGGCCGTGGTGGCCATGCTCGACCTCGGCTATTTCCACCCCACCCTTCGCATGTATAAAACAGCCGACACCTGCTACATGCGCCGGGCCATCCGCTACAGCGCCCGGCGGGCCGAGCGGATCGTGGCCATCTCCGAGCACACCCGGCGCGACGTCCTGCGCCTGACCCGGGCCCGGCCCGAAAACGTGTCCGTCACCCCGCTTTCCTGCGACCCGATCTACAAGCGCCCGGTTTCCCCGGACGCGGTGGCCTCCTTTCGCCGCGACCACCGTCTCAGCCGGGACTTCATCCTCTACGCCGGCAACATCTCGCCGCGAAAAAACCTGTCCGTGCTCCTGGCCGCCTTTGCCAAGGTGCGGGGCGCCCTCGATTGCGACCTGGCCGTGACCGGCGGCCTGGCCTGGAACCAGGATTTCGAAGCCGACGTGGCCCGGCTCGGGCTTGCCGGCCGGGTCAGGCGGCTTGGACACATTGCCCGCGACGACATGCCGCTGCTCTACCGGGCCGCCTCGGCCCTGGCCTTTCCGTCGCGCTTCGAAGGCTTCGGCCTGCCGGTCCTGGAGGCGCAGGCCTGCGGCACGCCGGTCGTCTGCGCCGACGCCACCTCGCTCCCCGAAGCGGCCGGGAAGGGTGCCCTGCTCGTCGATCCGACCGATACCGAGGCCTGGGCCGCGGCCCTTGCCCGGGTCACCACGGACACGGCCCTTCGTCGAACCCTCATTGCCGCCGGCCGGGCCAACGAGGCCCATTTCACCTGGGAAAAGACCGCCCGCCTGACGCTTGCCGCCCTGGAAGCCGCCGCCGGGGCCCCCGGCCGTTGA